The proteins below are encoded in one region of Buttiauxella gaviniae:
- a CDS encoding sensor histidine kinase: protein MRKLTLSQRLTLVFALLLIASCSLLGWLQIRTSTQYSQAVIQQLSADLAQHINQSYPLLGQDGLNKDSVRTLFDHLMAVNPSVEVYLLDNQGNIVGDGAPAGHIKRQRVDLQPVQTALNNHQYPVYGDDPRSLDGKKVFSVAPMRQDGQIKGYLYVILLGEKYTALNSDAQFNALLKIVLLSISLVALLGLIVGGLAFRWITRPLRSLSRQVNAVETGGMAEIQAVAALPLESVHHKDEISLLRQGVVMMARRIAEQWHRLSQQDQLRREFIANISHDLRTPLTSLHGYLESLSVMSSTLSDSDKKRYLDIALAQSQKVRTLAQSLFELARLEYGVVKPQKEHFSLSELLQDVFQKFELAAQTRQQQMLVDIEPGLPMIDADVGMIERVLTNLLDNAIRHAPEKGIISVRLWAEGEKVLVQVSDNGPGVAQELKEGLFVRPSIASQSQLRGGGLGLMIVRQMLQLHGSDITLVERPETGACFRFGLPI from the coding sequence ATGCGAAAACTCACCCTTTCCCAGCGCCTGACTCTGGTTTTTGCGCTGCTGCTTATCGCTTCCTGCTCATTGTTGGGCTGGCTGCAAATTCGTACCAGCACGCAGTATAGCCAGGCGGTGATCCAACAACTTTCAGCCGATCTTGCGCAGCACATCAACCAGAGCTACCCGCTGCTTGGGCAGGATGGGCTCAATAAAGATTCAGTGCGCACGCTGTTCGATCATCTTATGGCCGTGAATCCAAGCGTTGAAGTTTATCTCCTGGATAATCAGGGAAATATCGTTGGAGATGGCGCACCTGCCGGGCATATCAAGCGCCAGCGTGTTGACTTGCAGCCCGTTCAGACTGCCCTGAACAACCATCAATATCCGGTTTATGGCGACGATCCGCGCAGTCTGGATGGTAAAAAAGTGTTTAGCGTCGCCCCTATGCGTCAGGACGGGCAAATTAAAGGCTATCTTTACGTCATCCTGCTTGGTGAAAAATACACGGCGTTAAATAGCGATGCGCAATTCAACGCGTTATTAAAAATCGTTCTGCTTTCAATCAGTTTAGTCGCCCTGTTGGGTCTGATCGTGGGTGGGCTGGCGTTTCGTTGGATCACTCGACCGCTGCGTTCGCTCTCACGCCAGGTAAATGCCGTGGAAACGGGAGGAATGGCGGAAATACAGGCGGTGGCGGCGCTACCTCTGGAAAGCGTGCATCATAAAGATGAAATAAGTCTGCTGCGCCAGGGCGTTGTCATGATGGCGCGGCGGATTGCCGAACAGTGGCACAGGCTTTCGCAACAAGACCAGCTCCGCCGCGAGTTTATTGCCAATATCTCCCATGATTTACGCACGCCGTTGACCTCACTGCATGGCTATCTGGAAAGTCTGTCGGTGATGTCATCGACACTGTCTGACTCAGATAAAAAACGCTATCTGGATATCGCGTTAGCGCAAAGCCAGAAAGTGCGTACGCTTGCCCAGTCGCTGTTTGAATTAGCGCGTCTGGAATATGGCGTGGTGAAACCACAAAAAGAGCATTTCTCCCTGAGCGAACTTTTGCAGGATGTGTTCCAGAAATTCGAGCTGGCCGCACAGACCCGTCAGCAACAAATGCTGGTGGACATTGAGCCTGGTCTGCCGATGATTGATGCGGATGTTGGTATGATCGAACGTGTTCTCACCAATCTTCTTGATAATGCCATTCGCCATGCCCCGGAAAAAGGGATCATCTCGGTGCGCCTGTGGGCGGAAGGCGAAAAAGTGCTGGTGCAGGTCAGCGATAACGGGCCGGGAGTGGCGCAGGAATTAAAAGAGGGGCTATTTGTTCGCCCGTCCATTGCCAGCCAGTCACAGCTGAGGGGCGGAGGGCTAGGATTGATGATTGTGCGCCAGATGCTCCAGCTCCACGGCAGCGATATTACGCTTGTGGAAAGACCTGAAACCGGAGCCTGTTTCCGATTTGGTTTACCGATCTAA
- a CDS encoding response regulator transcription factor, with amino-acid sequence MNPSKKLLIVEDDENIAELLQLHLQKEGYEIVHAADGSLGLELLKQGGWDALILDLMLPGVDGLEICRHARTMTRYTPIVMISARSSETHRVLGLELGADDYLAKPFSMLELVARVKALFRRQEAMSQNLRQDAGTLTFARLSIDPLSRDVRLREQPVELTPREFDLLWFFAKHPGKVFSRLNLLNQVWGYQHEGYEHTVNTHINRLRIKIEDNPAEPEFILTVWGKGYKFTASSRE; translated from the coding sequence GTGAATCCGTCAAAAAAGCTGCTAATCGTTGAAGACGATGAAAACATTGCCGAGCTTTTGCAGTTACATCTGCAAAAAGAGGGCTATGAAATTGTCCATGCGGCGGACGGTTCCCTGGGGCTGGAATTGCTCAAACAGGGCGGTTGGGATGCGTTAATTCTAGATCTCATGCTGCCAGGAGTTGATGGGCTGGAGATTTGCCGCCATGCCCGGACGATGACGCGTTACACGCCGATCGTGATGATCAGTGCGCGATCCAGCGAAACGCATCGCGTTTTAGGCCTGGAGCTGGGAGCAGATGATTACCTGGCAAAACCGTTCTCAATGCTGGAACTGGTCGCTCGCGTTAAAGCGCTGTTTCGTCGCCAGGAAGCGATGAGCCAAAACCTGAGGCAGGACGCAGGCACGCTCACTTTTGCAAGGCTGAGTATCGACCCCCTCTCCCGCGATGTGCGTCTGAGAGAACAGCCTGTAGAGCTGACGCCGCGTGAATTTGATCTGCTATGGTTTTTTGCAAAACATCCTGGCAAAGTTTTCTCTCGTCTTAACCTCCTCAACCAAGTTTGGGGCTATCAGCACGAAGGCTACGAACACACGGTTAACACGCACATCAACCGGCTACGCATCAAGATTGAAGATAACCCCGCCGAACCCGAATTTATTTTAACGGTATGGGGTAAAGGCTATAAATTCACCGCATCTTCACGCGAGTAA
- a CDS encoding SDR family oxidoreductase produces the protein MSVALVTGGSRGIGKATSLLLAQSGYKVVVNYQRNKQAADEVINTIREAGGEAIAIKADIADELHVMAMFIEIDNAFGPVTALVNNAGILFQQSTIEELSAERINRVLATNVTGYFLCCREAVKRMAIRHGGKGGAIVNVSSAASRLGAPGEYVDYAASKGAVDTLTTGLSVEVAAQGIRVNGVRPGFIYTEMHASGGEAGRVDRVKDLLPMKRGGQPEEVAQAIAWLLSDQASYVTGSFLDLAGGK, from the coding sequence ATGAGCGTAGCACTCGTAACCGGCGGCAGCCGCGGTATCGGTAAAGCGACATCGCTACTGTTGGCGCAGTCTGGCTACAAAGTCGTCGTAAACTATCAACGCAACAAGCAGGCTGCGGATGAAGTGATTAACACTATTCGCGAGGCTGGCGGTGAGGCTATTGCCATCAAAGCCGACATTGCGGATGAATTACACGTCATGGCGATGTTTATCGAAATCGACAATGCTTTCGGCCCCGTGACCGCCCTGGTCAACAACGCGGGGATCCTGTTTCAACAATCCACCATCGAAGAACTTTCTGCGGAACGAATTAATCGCGTGCTGGCGACTAACGTTACCGGCTATTTCCTTTGCTGCCGCGAGGCGGTCAAACGCATGGCCATTCGTCATGGTGGAAAAGGTGGAGCGATTGTTAACGTTTCATCGGCAGCGTCGCGCTTAGGGGCTCCTGGTGAATATGTCGATTATGCGGCTTCAAAAGGCGCTGTGGATACGCTGACCACCGGGCTTTCTGTGGAAGTGGCGGCGCAAGGTATTCGCGTCAACGGTGTGCGTCCAGGTTTTATCTATACCGAAATGCATGCGTCTGGCGGGGAAGCGGGGCGAGTCGATCGGGTCAAAGATCTCTTACCCATGAAGCGTGGCGGCCAGCCAGAAGAAGTCGCGCAGGCGATTGCCTGGCTGCTGAGCGATCAGGCCTCTTACGTCACGGGTAGTTTCCTCGATCTGGCTGGCGGGAAATAG